In the genome of Curtobacterium sp. MCLR17_036, the window TGAAGGGTCGCGCCGAGCACGAGCCCGACGTCCCCGAGGGCGTGGTCGCCCGCGGTCCGGTTGTCGTCTGCCACGTCCAAGACGATACCGGCAGCCACGCTGCGGCCCGCGCGCGGCCCCTCGGCGAGCACGGCGGTCTGCAGCACCCGGGCCTCGGGGTTGCTCGTCGCGGCGAGGACGAAGACGCCCGCACCGTTCCGGCGGGCCACGGCCACCGTGCCGGCGAGCGAGCCGTAGCCGAGGTACGGCGACACCGTCATCGCGTCGGCCGCGAACGGCCCGTCGCGGTCGAGCCACGCGAGCGCGTAGTCGTCACCGGTGGTCCCGATGTCGCCCCGCTTCACGTCGGCGACGACCAGGAGGCCCACATCGCGTGCCCGACGGATCGTCGCGTCGAGCGCGCGGTAGCCCGCCACCCCGGCCGCCTCGAAGAAGGCCACCTGCGGCTTCACGATCGCCGCGCGGCCGGCGGCCGCGTCGACCAGGGCAGCACCGAAGGCGGTCAACCCCTGCTCGTCGCGGCCGAGCCCCCACGCCGCCAGGGTGGCGGCGTGGGGGTCGATGCCGACGCAGAGGGGTGAACGCGACCCGATGGCGGCCGCGAGACGGTCGCCGAAGGGGGCCGGGCCTCCTGTGCGGGTGGTCACGCTCACCAGGTCGCGCGCTCGAGCGCGTAGTCCTGCAGGCTGCGGACGTTGAGCGGCGAGCCGATCGTCTCGATCGCCGCGACGGCCGCACCGATCTGCGCGATCGTCGTGAACAGTGGCTTGTCCGCCGCGACGGTGGCCGCACGGATCTCGTACCCGTCCGCACGACCGGCGGCACCCGACGGCGTGTTGATGACGATGTCGACCTCGCCCGTGGCGAGCAGGTCGACGACGCTCTCGCCGCCCTGGCTGTACTTGCCGACGATCCCGACCTCGATGCCGTTGCGGCGGAGGATCTCCGCCGTGCCCTCGGTCGCGATGATCGTGAAGCCGAGCTGCTGCAGGCGGTGCACCGGCAGCACGATCGCGCGCTTGTCGGTGTCGGCGACGCTCACGAAGACCGTGCCGCTGGTCGGCAGGCCGCCGTACGCGGCGTCCTGCGACTTGAGGAACGCCCGCGGGAAGTCGCGGTCGATGCCCATGACCTCGCCGGTGGAGCGCATCTCGGGGCTGAGCACCGAGTCGACGACCTGGCCCTCGCGGGTGCGGAAGCGACGGAAGGGCAGCACGGCCTCCTTCACGGCGACCGGGGACTGCGCGGGCACCAAGGCGCCGTCGCGCTCGGGCAACATGCCCTCGGCGACGAGCTCGGCGACCGTGGTGCCGGTCATGATGCGGGACGCGGCCTTCGCCAGCGGGATGCCGAGCGCCTTCGAGACGAAGGGCACCGTGCGGCTGGCGCGCGGGTTCGCCTCGAGAACGTAGAGCACGCCGGCGCCGATGGCGAACTGGACGTTGAGCAGGCCCTGCACGCCGATGCCGCGGGCGATCTTCTCGGTCGCGTCGACGACGCCCTGGATCTCCGCACGGCCGAGGCCGACCGGGGGCAGGGTGCAGGCCGAGTCGCCGGAGTGGATGCCGGCCTCTTCGAGGTGCTCCATGATGCCGCCGATGTAGAGCCGCTCGCCGTCGAAGAGCGCGTCGACGTCGATCTCCACGGCGTCGTCGAGGAACCGGTCGACCAGCAGCGGGAGCTCCGGGCCGATGATCGCCTGGTCGGCCATCCGGTCGAAGTAGTCCGCGAGCGACGGGGAGTCGTACAGGATCTCCATGCCGCGGCCGCCGAGCACGAACGACGGGCGGACGAGGACGGGGTAGCCGATCTCCTCGGCCACCGTGGTCGCGCTCGCCAGGTCGTGGGCCGTGCCGTTCCGCGGGGCGAGCAGACCGGCGGCGTCGAGGATGGCGGAGAACTGCCCGCGCTCCTCGGCCGAGTCGATCGCGCTCGGGCTGGTGCCGAGGATCGGGATGCCCGCGGCCTCGAGCGGCTTCGCCAGGCCCAGCGCGGTCTGGCCGCCGAGCTGCACGACGACGCCCACGAGCTCGCCGGACGCCGCCTCGGCCTCGATGACCTCGAGGACGTCCTCGGCGGTCAGCGGCTCGAAGTACAGGCGGTCCGAGGTGTCGTAGTCGGTCGACACGGTCTCGGGGTTGCAGTTGATCATGATCGTCTCGAACCCGGCGGCGCTCAGCGCGAACGACGCGTGCACGCACGAGTAGTCGAACTCGACGCCCTGCCCGATGCGGTTCGGGCCGGAGCCGAGGATGACGACCTTCTTGCGGTCGCTCGGGGCAACCTCGGTCTCGGTGTCGTACGACGAGTAGTGGTACGGCGTCAGGGCCGGGAACTCGCCGGCGCAGGTGTCGACGGTCTTGAAGACCGGGCGGATGCCGAGGGCGTGCCGGTCGCCGCGGACCTGCTGCTCGCTCACCGGGTGCTCCGGGGTGCTGCGCAGCGACGCGATCTGGACGTCGCTGAAGCCGTGCTCCTTCGCCCAGCGCAGGGTGTCCGCGTCGAGGGTCTCAGCGGCACGGACCTCGTCGGCGACCTCGTTGATGAGCACGATCTGGTCGATGAACCAGGGGTCGATCTTCGTGGCCTCGAAGACCTCGTCCGCGGTGGCACCCGCGACCAGGGCCTGCTGCACCGTGACGATGCGGCCGTCGGTCGGCACCTGGGCCTTCGTCAGCAGGGCGTCCTTGTCGAGCTCCGCCGCCGGGGTGTCCCAGTGGAAGCTCGACCCGCGCTTCTCGAGCGAGCGCAGCGACTTCTGCAGTGCGGTGGCGTAGTTCCGGCCGATGGCCATCGCCTCGCCGACGCTCTTCATCGTCGTGGTCAGCGTGGCGTCGGCGGCCGGGAACTTCTCGAACGCGAACCGCGGGGTCTTCACGACCACGTAGTCGAGCGTCGGCTCGAAGCTCGCCGGGGTGACGCGGGTGATGTCGTTCTCGATCTCGTCCAGGCGGTAGCCGATGGCGAGCTTCGCGGCGATCTTCGCGATCGGGAAGCCCGTCGCCTTCGACGCGAGGGCCGACGAGCGGGACACGCGGGGGTTCATCTCGATGACGATGACGCGGCCGTTCGACGGGTCGACGGCGAACTGGATGTTGCAGCCACCGGTGTCGACGCCGACGCGACGGATGATGTCGATGCCGATGTTCCGCATGTTCTGGTACTCGCGGTCGGTCAGGGTCAGCGCGGGGGCGACCGTGATCGAGTCACCGGTGTGCACGCCGACCGGGTCGACGTTCTCGATGGAGCAGATGACGACGGTGTTGTCGTAGTTGTCGCGCATCAGCTCGAGCTCGTACTCCTTCCAGCCGAGGATCGACTCCTCGAGCAGGACCTCGGTCGTCGGGCTGGACTGCAGCCCGTCGCCGACGAAGCGGACGAGTTCTTCCTCGTTGTAGGCGAAGCCCGAGCCGAGGCCGCCCATGGTGAAGGACGGGCGGACGACCAGCGGGTACCCGAGGTCCTTCGCGAACTCCTTCGCTTCTTCCAGCGTGTGCGCGATGTGGCTGCGGGCGACGTCGGCGCCGGACTCGAGCACGAGCTCCTTGAAGAGCTGGCGGTCCTCGCCGCGCTGGATCGCCTCGACCTTGGCGCCGATGAGCTCGACGCCGTGCTTCGTCAGGATGCCGGCCTCGTCGAGCGCGATGGCCGCGTTCAGGGCGGTCTGCCCGCCGAGGGTCGGCAGGACGGCGTCCGGCTTCTCGATGCGGATGATCTCCTCGAGCGACGCGTTCGTGATCGGCTCGATGTACGTCGCGTCCGCGAAGTCGGGGTCGGTCATGATCGTCGCCGGGTTCGGGTTGACCAGGATGACCCGGACGCCCTCGGCCCGGAGGACACGGCAGGCCTGGGTGCCGGAGTAGTCGAACTCGGCCGCCTGGCCGATGACGATCGGGCCGGAACCGATGACCAGGACGGAGTTGATGTCTGCGCGCTTCGGCATCAGTTGGCTTCCTTCGTGACGTCTGCTGCAGGGGTGGTCGCGGTGGCGGTGGCCGGGTCGAGCGGCTGCCCGTCGCGACGCTCGCGCACCATGTCCGCGAACCGGTCGAAGAGGTACATGCTGTCGTGCGGTCCGGCGGCGGCCTCGGGGTGGTACTGCACGCTGAACGCCGGCACGTCGAGCGCGCGGAGGCCCTCGACGACGTTGTCGTTGAGCGAGTAGTGCGAGACCTCGACCCGGCCGAAGCCGGCCGGCGACTCGAGGACCTCGCCGAGGGGCGCGTCCACCGCGAAGCCGTGGTTCTGGCTCGTGATCTCGACCTTGCCCGTCGTGGTGTCGAGCACCGGCTGGTTGATGCCGCGGTGGCCGAAGGGCAGCTTGTACGTGCCGAAGCCGAGGGCACGGCCGAGCAGCTGGTTGCCGAAGCAGATGCCGAAGAACGGACGGCCGCTCCGCAGCGACTCCTGCAGCAGCTCCACCTGCGCGTCGCTCGCGGCGGGGTCGCCGGGACCGTTCGAGTAGAACAGGGCGTCCGGCGCCAGGGCCTCCAGCGACTCGGCGGAGATGTCCTGCGGCACCACGTGCACCTCGAAGCCGCGGGCGGCGAGGTACCGGATGGTCGAGGCCTTCACGCCGAGGTCGAGCACGGCCAGGGTGCCGATCTGCTCGCCGACGGCGGGGACGACGTAGGTCTCGGGGGTCGACACGACCGACGAGAAGCTCGCCCCGGCCATGCCGGCCTGGTCACGCACGAGCTGCTCCTGCTCGGCGGCCGGCAGTGCCGCGTCCGCACCGCTGAACACGCCGCCCTTCATGGCGCCGGCGTCGCGGATGCGCCGGGTGAGGGCACGGGTGTCGATGCCGGAGATGCCGACGATGCCGTCGCGCACCAGGTGGTCGTCGAGCGTGGCGTTCGCGCGGTGGTTCGACACCACGCGGCTGGGGTCGCGCACCACGTACCCGGCGACCCAGATGCGACGGGACTCGGGGTCCTCGTCGTTCACCCCGGTGTTGCCGATGTGCGGTGCGGTCTGCACCACGATCTGCCCGGCGTAGGAGGGGTCGGTCAGCGTCTCCTGGTAGCCGGTCATGCCGGTCGCGAAGACCACCTCGCCGAGCGTGCGCCCACGGGCGCCGTAGGCCCAGCCGTCGTACCGGGTGCCGTCTTCGAGGACCAGTACGGCCCGTTCGCGTGTCATGAGTTCGTCCCTTCGCCCGCGGTCTGCGGGGGTTCGTGCTTCGTCGACAGTCCCTGCAGGGCGACGAGCGCAGCTGCGTCGCCCTGCGGGAACCGGAAGTAGGTGTCGAGGTCCGACGCGCCCGCGGCGCCGGTCGCCGTCCATCGCAGACGGACCAGTCCCCCGGGCTCGACCACGCGGTCGATCGCCCACGTCGCCCGGTCCGCACCGCGGACCGCCGCCGCCGCGATCCACCGGTCCGGGGTGCCGGCGTGGTGGAGCACCACACCGGTGTCGTGGACGGTGACCCCGCCGCGGCCGCGGAACCCGAGTCCGCCGGCCGTCATCCGCTCGAGCGGCTGGTCGGCGCGGGTCGTCGCGACGGTGAAGCCGTCCCACGACCCGGCCGCCGGTCCGACGTCGGTCGGCACCGGGACGGGAGGCACGGCCTCCGTCTGCTTCCTCGCCCGCGTCCGCCAGGTGCGTGCCATGGCGACGAACAGTGCGGCGACGAGGACGAGGACGATCCCGCCGACGAGCCAGCGCAGGGCGTCGGCGCTCATGCGGACACCCCGCTCATGCGCTCGCCCCGACCCGGACGGCCCTGGCGTGCGCGGCGACCGTCTCGGCGTCGACGAGTGCGCCGTCGAGCACGGTGGCCGCACCGTGGTGGAACGTCGCGACGACGCGACCGGGCAGCCGCATGCCCAGGTACGGGGAGTTCTGCGACTGGCCGGCGAGGTCGTCGACCGAGAAGTCGCGGACCGCCGACGGGTCGTAGAGCGCGAGTTCGGCCGGCGCGCCCTCGGCGATCCGCTGCCCGTGGCCCTCGACCTGCCCGATCCGCGCCGGTGCCTCGGACAGCACCCGGGCGACGTCGGCCCAGTCGAGCTGCCCGCTGTCGACGACGGCGGCCTGCACGACGCTGAGCGCTGACTCGAGCCCGACCATGCCGTTCGCCGCGGCGGGCCACTCGCAGCACTTCGCCTCGGCGGTGTGCGGCGCGTGGTCGGTCGCGACGATGTCGATGGTGCCGTCGGCCAGGGCGGCCCGGAGCGCGTCGACGTCCTCGCGCGACCGCAGCGGCGGGTTCACCTTGTAGCGGGCGTCGTACCCGGCGGCGCCGTCGTGCCCGGCGATGAGGTCCTCGGTGAGCACGAGGTGGTGCGGCGTGACCTCGGCCGTGACGGCGATGCCGCGGGACTTCGCCCAGCGGATCACCTCGACGCTGCCGGCGGTGGAGACGTGGCAGACGTGCAGGCGGGCACCGACGTGGTCGGCGAGCAGGACGTCGCGGGCGATGATCGCCTCCTCCGCGACGGCGGGCCAGCCGGCGAGGCCGAGCTCCGACGACAGACGGCCCTCATTCATCTGCGCGCCGATGGTCAGCCGCGGTTCCTGCGCGTGCTGCGCGAGGACGCCGCCGAAGCCCTTGATGTACTCGAGCGCACGGCGCATGAGCAGCGGGTCGGCCACGCAGGAGCCGTCGTCCGAGAAGACCCGGACCCTGGCCCGGCTCGTCGCCATCGCCCCGATCTCGGACAGGTGCGTGCCCTGCAGCCCCTGCGAGACGGCACCGATCGGTCGGACGGTGACGTAGCCGGCGTCGTCCCCGAGGGCCTGCACCTGCTCCACCACGCCGGCGGTGTCCGCCACGGGGTTCGAGTTCGCCATCGCGTTCACGGCGGTGAAGCCACCGGCGGCCGCGGCGCGCGAGCCGGTGAGGACCGTCTCGGACTCCTCGTGCCCGGGCTCGCGCAGGTGCGTGTGCAGGTCGACGAGACCGGGCAGGGCGACGAGTCCGTCGGCGTCCACGACGGTGGCGCCGGACGCGTCGAGCCCGGACCCGACCGCGGTGATGCGTGCTCCCTGCAGTCGGATGTCGGCACGCGTGCCGTCGACCAGCTGCGCGCCGCGGATGAGGTGGGCGGTCATGCGGTGGTCTCCTTCGAGGGTGCGGCGTTCGTGGTGTCGGAACCGGTGAGCGCGAGGTAGAGCACGGCCATCCGCACGCTCACGCCGTTCGCGACCTGTTCGACCACGGTCGAGCGGGGGTCGTCGGCGGCGACGCCGGCGATCTCGAGCCCGCGGTTCATCGGACCGGGGTGCATGATCAGCGTGCGCTCGGACAGCCGGGCGGCGCGTGCGGCGGTCAGGCCGAAGTGCCGG includes:
- a CDS encoding dihydroorotase; this translates as MTAHLIRGAQLVDGTRADIRLQGARITAVGSGLDASGATVVDADGLVALPGLVDLHTHLREPGHEESETVLTGSRAAAAGGFTAVNAMANSNPVADTAGVVEQVQALGDDAGYVTVRPIGAVSQGLQGTHLSEIGAMATSRARVRVFSDDGSCVADPLLMRRALEYIKGFGGVLAQHAQEPRLTIGAQMNEGRLSSELGLAGWPAVAEEAIIARDVLLADHVGARLHVCHVSTAGSVEVIRWAKSRGIAVTAEVTPHHLVLTEDLIAGHDGAAGYDARYKVNPPLRSREDVDALRAALADGTIDIVATDHAPHTAEAKCCEWPAAANGMVGLESALSVVQAAVVDSGQLDWADVARVLSEAPARIGQVEGHGQRIAEGAPAELALYDPSAVRDFSVDDLAGQSQNSPYLGMRLPGRVVATFHHGAATVLDGALVDAETVAAHARAVRVGASA
- the carB gene encoding carbamoyl-phosphate synthase large subunit — encoded protein: MPKRADINSVLVIGSGPIVIGQAAEFDYSGTQACRVLRAEGVRVILVNPNPATIMTDPDFADATYIEPITNASLEEIIRIEKPDAVLPTLGGQTALNAAIALDEAGILTKHGVELIGAKVEAIQRGEDRQLFKELVLESGADVARSHIAHTLEEAKEFAKDLGYPLVVRPSFTMGGLGSGFAYNEEELVRFVGDGLQSSPTTEVLLEESILGWKEYELELMRDNYDNTVVICSIENVDPVGVHTGDSITVAPALTLTDREYQNMRNIGIDIIRRVGVDTGGCNIQFAVDPSNGRVIVIEMNPRVSRSSALASKATGFPIAKIAAKLAIGYRLDEIENDITRVTPASFEPTLDYVVVKTPRFAFEKFPAADATLTTTMKSVGEAMAIGRNYATALQKSLRSLEKRGSSFHWDTPAAELDKDALLTKAQVPTDGRIVTVQQALVAGATADEVFEATKIDPWFIDQIVLINEVADEVRAAETLDADTLRWAKEHGFSDVQIASLRSTPEHPVSEQQVRGDRHALGIRPVFKTVDTCAGEFPALTPYHYSSYDTETEVAPSDRKKVVILGSGPNRIGQGVEFDYSCVHASFALSAAGFETIMINCNPETVSTDYDTSDRLYFEPLTAEDVLEVIEAEAASGELVGVVVQLGGQTALGLAKPLEAAGIPILGTSPSAIDSAEERGQFSAILDAAGLLAPRNGTAHDLASATTVAEEIGYPVLVRPSFVLGGRGMEILYDSPSLADYFDRMADQAIIGPELPLLVDRFLDDAVEIDVDALFDGERLYIGGIMEHLEEAGIHSGDSACTLPPVGLGRAEIQGVVDATEKIARGIGVQGLLNVQFAIGAGVLYVLEANPRASRTVPFVSKALGIPLAKAASRIMTGTTVAELVAEGMLPERDGALVPAQSPVAVKEAVLPFRRFRTREGQVVDSVLSPEMRSTGEVMGIDRDFPRAFLKSQDAAYGGLPTSGTVFVSVADTDKRAIVLPVHRLQQLGFTIIATEGTAEILRRNGIEVGIVGKYSQGGESVVDLLATGEVDIVINTPSGAAGRADGYEIRAATVAADKPLFTTIAQIGAAVAAIETIGSPLNVRSLQDYALERATW
- the pyrF gene encoding orotidine-5'-phosphate decarboxylase — its product is MSVTTRTGGPAPFGDRLAAAIGSRSPLCVGIDPHAATLAAWGLGRDEQGLTAFGAALVDAAAGRAAIVKPQVAFFEAAGVAGYRALDATIRRARDVGLLVVADVKRGDIGTTGDDYALAWLDRDGPFAADAMTVSPYLGYGSLAGTVAVARRNGAGVFVLAATSNPEARVLQTAVLAEGPRAGRSVAAGIVLDVADDNRTAGDHALGDVGLVLGATLHLDDFGIDADAIGSAPVLAPGFGAQGARIEDLRALYGARAEQVLVSESRGLLTDGPEGVAALVADRADRIRAALGAAA
- the carA gene encoding glutamine-hydrolyzing carbamoyl-phosphate synthase small subunit, producing MTRERAVLVLEDGTRYDGWAYGARGRTLGEVVFATGMTGYQETLTDPSYAGQIVVQTAPHIGNTGVNDEDPESRRIWVAGYVVRDPSRVVSNHRANATLDDHLVRDGIVGISGIDTRALTRRIRDAGAMKGGVFSGADAALPAAEQEQLVRDQAGMAGASFSSVVSTPETYVVPAVGEQIGTLAVLDLGVKASTIRYLAARGFEVHVVPQDISAESLEALAPDALFYSNGPGDPAASDAQVELLQESLRSGRPFFGICFGNQLLGRALGFGTYKLPFGHRGINQPVLDTTTGKVEITSQNHGFAVDAPLGEVLESPAGFGRVEVSHYSLNDNVVEGLRALDVPAFSVQYHPEAAAGPHDSMYLFDRFADMVRERRDGQPLDPATATATTPAADVTKEAN